The DNA region CGGCGAATCACTGATGCCGCTGATCTTTCTGTTTTCCGTCATCATTCTCATTCCACTGGGCGTGGGCCCCGGCCCCAACCTGCTCTCGGCCATCGCGCCCGGCATGATCTGGGTGGCCGCCCTGCTCGCCAGCCTGCTGGCGCTGGAAAACCTGTTTCGTCCCGATCTCGAAGACGGCACGCTGGAGCAGTGGTGGATCGGTTCCTGCCCGGCCGGCGCCCTGGTCGTGGCGCGGTTGTTCAGCCACTGGCTGATCACCGCGGTACCGGTGATCGTGTTCGCACCGCTGGCCGCACAGATGCTTTATTTGCCCGCCGAGGCACTGGGCGTATTGGTCCTGAGCCTGCTGATGGGCACCCCGATCCTCAGCCTGGTCGGCGGCCTGGCGGCCGCCTTGACGCTGGGGACGAACCGCGGCAGCGTC from Wenzhouxiangella sp. AB-CW3 includes:
- the ccmB gene encoding heme exporter protein CcmB produces the protein MTALVARDLRLAVRHGGESLMPLIFLFSVIILIPLGVGPGPNLLSAIAPGMIWVAALLASLLALENLFRPDLEDGTLEQWWIGSCPAGALVVARLFSHWLITAVPVIVFAPLAAQMLYLPAEALGVLVLSLLMGTPILSLVGGLAAALTLGTNRGSVLLSILVFPLVVPVLIFATGAVSAAADDLSARAHLGMLGALLILAITLVPLATSAALRLNIE